The bacterium nucleotide sequence CGGCACCTCCAAGGTCTTCCGCACGGCTCGAAGCAGCGAGAGCCCGTCCATCGGGCGCATCCGATAGTCGCTGAGGATCAGGTCTACCGGGCGACTGCGCAGGGCTTCGAGTGCTTCGCGGCCATCTGCAGTCGAGATGACGCTGAAACCGGAGGACTCCAGCGCGTCGCTCAGCTGCGAGCGCGTGCCCTCGTGATCTTCAACCAGAAGAATGGACGCGGCTGCTGTCATGGCCTTCCCTCGAGTGAAACTGCGGCAACTGAATGCAGAAGGTGGTTCTGCCTGGCTTCGAGACCACATCAATCGTGCCGGCGTGCTTCCGCACGATCTCTCGGCACAGCGAGAGGCCGAGGCCGAATCCACTGGGCTCGAGACCAACGCCCGGCTGGAAGATCTCCTCCAGCTGATCGGGCGGGATGCCTCGTCCCTCGTCTACGACTTCCAATCGAACTTGACTGCCCCGATGTTCGCCGGCCGCTTCCAGAGACGTGCGAACGAGGATCATCTGCCCCAGGCTGGTTGCCTTGACCGCGTTGTCGAGCAGATTCTCGATCACGGAGAGCAAGCGGCTTGGATCGCCGATCATGGGAAGCCGGACCAGCTCGTGATCGACTTGGTAGTCGCGATCGGGGCAGCCGACCCGCGTCGCCTCGACCGCATCGCCGACAACGCGCACCAGATCGATCCGTTGGAGATCGAGGCGGAGACCCGAGTGGAACAGCAGGAGATCGAGGCGCCGGGACATCTCGCGGCTTGCCGCACGGATACGGCGCAGCCCCGCGGAGAACTCAGGCGCCAGGGACGCGCTGAGTTCCTCGACGCGGTGGCGCACCTCTTCCGTGGGCTTGCGGAGCTCGTGGGCGACGCCACGTACGAATTCGGCATGGAGCCGCCGGGATTTGATCTCGGCGATCTCCGCGGCTTGGCGCTCGACTTCACGCTTCAACTCGGCGAGCAGTTCGAGCCGGCCAATTGCGAGGCCGGCGAATGCGCAGAGGGTCCCGAGCTGGGGGGTCAGCTCGTCAGCCCGCTGGGGTGTGATTCCCTCCAGCTGCAGAAGGCGGACGGGCTGGCCAGGGACTATCAGATCGAGGTCACTCGGTCCGCCAGGAGCGACCGTATCCCAGTGCAGAGCCGCCTGGTGCGCCGCCGCGAAGCCACGAAGTGTGGCGAGCACCTCGTCCGGTGCGTCCGCCTCACAGATTGCGCGAGCCGCGCGCAGCACCGCATGTCGATCGGACAACGCTTGTTCGAGAGACGCTGTCTTCTGGGCCACCTTCGTTTCGAGGTCCGCCGTGGAAGCTGCTGCCTGCAGCGCTGTCGTGGCCACGTGCCGAAGGCTCGCGAGCATCCTGGCGTGGTCGTCGCCGTACGGCAGCCCATCGGTGCGGGATCCAACGATCACGAGGGCGCTCGGAGCACTGTGGGGGAGCAGCGGAAGCACGATTTCGGGCACGTCCGGTCCCGGGTCCTCGGTACGCGCGCGGGCCCGCACGATGGGGTCACCCGTCGAGCGCTCGCGATGCCAGAGCGCGAGACCACGCTGAACGAGTGGCTCCGAGCAACTCGCTGCTTCCGCTTCGAGCACACATCGAACCTCGCTCGCGCCAAGGTGACCCTGGATGAGCGTCTGGACGCGCTTGAGGACCCGCCGAGGCTCGCGCGCCGCTGCGAGTTCCTGGCTTGCCTGCTCTAGGAAGTGCTCAAAGGCCCGCTCTCGGAACACCCGTCCCGCGGCCCCGCGCCGAAGGCCCGAGTGCAGCAGCTGGTAGAGGATGGTCGTCGTAAGCGCGACCGGGATGACCTCGGCAGACACTCCCGCACCTGGCTCCCCCAGAAGGGATAGTGCGAACGACACGACTCCACTTGCGACCAGCAGCGCTGCCATCGCAGTCAGTCCGGTCAAGAACGCGCTTCGCACCCACACCGGTGGATCGAGCAGGCGGTAGCGGACGATCGCCCAGGAGATGGCCGCCGGGAAGGCGAGGAGAGAGAGGATGAACGGCGTACGGAATGCGGGCGGGGGCAGGCCCCCGGTGATGAAGTAGACGAACGGGACGGCGCTCCCTATTCCGAGGCCAAACAGCAAGGCGCGTGTACGTGCTCGCTCGATGGGTGTCATCGTGCGAGCGGACGTGAGGCTCCCGACCACGAGGATCCCCGCCGCCAAGAAGGCCGCCCCCACGGCGATCCGCTCGAGCGCGTTCAGGAACGCTGCGTCCTGCAGGTGGATCTGGGCAAACGCCGCCGGGAACAGCCAGAAGCCGTAGGGCACAGCTGCGACCCGCGCGGAACGGAAGCGCGGAGAGACCACGGGGAATCGCATGGCCAGGTGAATCATCGCCGCGGGAAGTAGCGTGAGGCTGACCAGCCCGAGTCGGGGGCGAAGTGACGCCATCCCGAGGAGGCCGGTGTCACCTGGCAGGATCAGGTCCATCTGCGTCAAGACACTGGACCCGACGCACCATGCCACTACGAAGAGTGGCGGCGCGACTGGATGGCGGCTTCCGAGACCAACCGTCAACGCGAAGAGGAGAAAGGTCGCGCCGAGAAAGATGGTCGGCCAGTCCCGCCCGACCGCCTGCCACCCGACGCCTTCTGCCAATCCTGCGCGGACGTTTCTTGGCTCCCGACCCCGAATGATCCGGACGGATGCGTCCCTCGCCTGATGTTGCTCGAGGGCGAGGTGAAGCTCCTGGCGATTCCGCGGCGAGAGCGTTCGTTCCTGGCCGTCCAGGACCACATCCAGGATCCGGTCGTGAGGCTCGAAGGCGGGGTTCGCGCCGCGCAGGAAGGCAGCTCCGAACGGCACTCGAAGCGATCCATCGACGGGGGCGTCCAACCCTCGAACGCTTTCGACCAGCGTCGAGGGAGCCGGCCAAACGATCAGGAAGGGGGCACAGATGGCCGCGACCACGAGCCAGCGCCGGAGTGTCGGCGGGTCGCTCATTCCTGCGCCTCCGAACCCCGACGGAGGAGCAAAGCGGCGGGCAGGAGAAGCAGGTCGGCAAGCAACGCAAAGACGATGCCGAGGCTGGCGAGGAGGCCGAACGAGACGAGGCCTCCCCAACGGGAGAACATCAGAACCGCAAAGCCCAGCGCAAGACAGATGCTGGTGATCACGACGGCTTCGCCGACAGTCGTGAGGGTCGTGGTGATTGAGGACAGACGCGTGGCGCCTTCGCGGCGGGCGCGCTGGTAGCGAAGAGCTACGTGAATCGTGTCATCCACGGCGATCGCCAGGAGGACGGCCGCGACCATGGTGTTTGCGGGATCCACGGCAATCCCGGCCCAGCCCATCAAGCCGAGGAGCGCGATCACGGGGAGCACATTCACGACGGTTCCCAGCGCTGCAAGGGCTGGTGAAGACCACAAGAGCGCCCACAGAGTCAGACCGACGACAACGAAGGCCGTCGCGAAGCTTCGCCACTGGGTATCTCGAATCCGGCGCTCTGCAAGCGCGGCCAACTCGAGCCCTCCGTGCAACTCGACCCGGTAGCCCTCGGGTTGTACGTCTTGATTCACCTTCGCGATGAAACTCTGGAGGCGATCGACGTACGGGATTTGTTCTTCGCCGTTGAGCCAGCTTCGGTGGACCGAAACGCGCGCGCGATCCCGGTAGACCTTGTCGCCATTGGCGCCCTCGGCCGCGGACTCGCTCCAGAAGCCGGAGAGGCCGTGGTAGGACGCAACGATCGGCATCTCCGCTGGCGCTGCCTCGACGAGGTGGTCGAAGGAGCGAGCCCGGCTTCCGTGGTCGATCCGGTAGGCCTCTTCGAGGAAGTCGAGGAAGCTCCAAGCGATTCCGCTGCTCGGCTCGCTGTCGAAATAGCGCTCGATGCGTTCGAGGAGTTGGAGGCTCTCCTCATCATAGATCCGCTTCCCCTCTGGGATCGTAACCACGAGTTCCGTCGACATCGGCTTCCTGAAGTTGGCCTCCATGAAGCGGACGGAGCGCAGAACCAGCGACTGGTCACCGAAGTCCACCTCGTAGTAGAGCCGCGGGATTCCCGCGGCCAGGCCGATGAACACGGCCATTCCGGTGACGAGAACGAACGTGGGCCTGCTCGACACCGCACCCACTGCGGCGCTCAGCATCTCCCGCACGACGCCGAGCCGGGCCCGGTCCGGGCCACGCGTGCGCGGAGGCATCAGGCAGAGGAGCGCGGGCAGCAGCGTGAATGTGCCGAGGAAGGCGAGGATGAAGCCGATGGCTGCAGCAAGACCGAACTGCCTGAAGCTCGCCAGATCACTCAAGACAAACGAGCCAAAGCCCGCAGCCGTCGTGACGGCGGCCCAGAGGCAGCCCGGGCCGACCTGCTCGGCAGCCTGAACCAGAGCGGCGCCAGGCTCGAGATCGGGATGACGCAGGAAGCCGGTGAGGAGGTGAATTGCGGCAGTGATCGCGATGACCACGAGAACCGGCGGTAGGGCTGCGAGGATCGTGGTCATCGGAATCGAAAGCAGCGCAATGACCCCGTGAATCGCGACGGTGAGCCCTCCGACGGCGAGCACGGGAAGGATCGTGAGCCAGACGTCTCGAAAGAAACCCCAGAGAACCGCGACGATCAGCACGAACATGAGTAGCGTCAGGTTGATCGAATCGGCGTCCAGATCGTCGTCTGCGACAACCGTCCAGACAGGGTCTCCCGCGACGAAGATCTCGCTTCCGAGTTCCTCTTCGTAGTGCGGGACAAGATCGAGGATCGCATGCACGAGCTCACGAACCGGCTGACTATCGAGCGATTGAAACTCGACGATGATCCCTGCGGTCTTCCCGTCCCCCGAAACAACCACGTTCGCGAGGAAAGGCTCTCCCAGCGACTGCTCGGCCAGGCGCTCCCAGTCCGGAGAGAGCGAGTAGTCCCCTGCCCCACCCCGAGCCGAAATCGTCCGGGTCTCGAGTGGGCCGACTACGATCGGCGCGTTGAGAACGCTCTGCGTCCGGCGCACGTTCGGCAGGGCATCGAGGTCCCGTTGCAGCTTCCCGATGAACTCCAGCGCCCCTCGATCCCGCACCGAAGAGCAGATGGTGCTACCTGGGCATCCGA carries:
- a CDS encoding MMPL family transporter, which gives rise to MLNRVSSLARFLTEISVQRPLVTVGLGLVVTMGLAVQAAQLSSEVGYAAYFGPDDPAVHRLSDFFEEFDSGLHVLVVFGCPGSTICSSVRDRGALEFIGKLQRDLDALPNVRRTQSVLNAPIVVGPLETRTISARGGAGDYSLSPDWERLAEQSLGEPFLANVVVSGDGKTAGIIVEFQSLDSQPVRELVHAILDLVPHYEEELGSEIFVAGDPVWTVVADDDLDADSINLTLLMFVLIVAVLWGFFRDVWLTILPVLAVGGLTVAIHGVIALLSIPMTTILAALPPVLVVIAITAAIHLLTGFLRHPDLEPGAALVQAAEQVGPGCLWAAVTTAAGFGSFVLSDLASFRQFGLAAAIGFILAFLGTFTLLPALLCLMPPRTRGPDRARLGVVREMLSAAVGAVSSRPTFVLVTGMAVFIGLAAGIPRLYYEVDFGDQSLVLRSVRFMEANFRKPMSTELVVTIPEGKRIYDEESLQLLERIERYFDSEPSSGIAWSFLDFLEEAYRIDHGSRARSFDHLVEAAPAEMPIVASYHGLSGFWSESAAEGANGDKVYRDRARVSVHRSWLNGEEQIPYVDRLQSFIAKVNQDVQPEGYRVELHGGLELAALAERRIRDTQWRSFATAFVVVGLTLWALLWSSPALAALGTVVNVLPVIALLGLMGWAGIAVDPANTMVAAVLLAIAVDDTIHVALRYQRARREGATRLSSITTTLTTVGEAVVITSICLALGFAVLMFSRWGGLVSFGLLASLGIVFALLADLLLLPAALLLRRGSEAQE